From the Synechococcus sp. Nb3U1 genome, the window AATCAAACAGCGTGATTTCGGTGTCATCGATCAACCGCTTACTCAGAAGATTGAAGGAACAGCGACTGTGGCCCCGCTGAAACAGCTCAAAACCGGATTGATCCAAACCGGATGGGATCCCCTCAACTGACCAGGCAGCAAACCGCATTCCCAAACGAGCAGCCACCTGCTCTAGGGCTTCCCGACGTTTCTTTTTCTGGTAAAAGTTGAGGACAATCAGCCCAACAACCCCAACAAACAGAGCGGCAAACAGGATCAAAATCAGCCAAAACGGATCCATCATCCTTCTCCTCCTGGACTCAGCCCTACCCCCAGAATACCCAGAAGCAGGCCTAAAAAAGGATCCCCTCACAGCCAAGAGAAGGGATCCAGATCCAGTGCGATAGCTGAGATAGTTGCGATTCTCCAGGCCTAATGCCGAAGATCAAGCATCCGATCACGCATCGTAATAGAGGGCGAACTCATAGGGATGAGGCCGCAGGTTGATCGGGTTGATCTCGTTGTCGATCTTGTACTCGATGTAGGTCTCGATCAGGTCTTCGGTAAAGACACCCCCTTCCAGCAAAAAGGCATGATCCTTTTGCAGGTTTTCCAAAGCATCCAACAGGGATCCGGGGGTGGAGGGAATCTTGGCCAGCTCTTCCGGCTCCAGATCGTAGATATCTTTGTCGAGGGGCTCGCCGGGGTGGATCTTGTTCTTGATCCCATCCAAACCGGCCATCAACATGGCGGAGAAGGCAATGTAAGGGTTGCAGGTGGCATCGGGACAGCGGAATTCCAGACGCTTGGCTTTTGGGCTGGTGCCGGTCACCGGAATGCGAATGGAAGCGGAGCGGTTGCCTTGGGAGTAAGCCAAGTTTACCGGAGCCTCAAACCCGGGTACCAGGCGCTTGTAGGAGTTGGTGGTCGGGTTGGTGAAGGCCAGGATGGCGGGGGCATGCTTGAGGAGGCCACCAATGTAATAGAGGGCGGTTTCGCTCAGGTTGGCATAGGTGCCCTCCCCATAGAAGAGGGGCTGGCCATCTTTCCAGAGGGACTGGTGGGTGTGCATGCCGGTGCCGTTGTCGTTGAACAGAGGCTTGGGCATGAAGGTGACGGTTTTGCCGTGCTTGCGGGCCACATTGCGAATCACATACTTATAAATCAGCATGTAGTCGGCAGCCGAGATCAGATCGGCGAAGCGGTAGCCCAGCTCCCCTTGTCCGCCGGTGGCCACCTCATGGTGATGCTTCTCGATCGGCACCCCTAATTTGGCCATGGTTAGCAACATCTCGGTGCGGATGTCTTGGTGCGAGTCGGTGGGAGGAACGGGGAAATAGCCCTCTTTGTAGCGGGGTTTGTAGGCCAGGTTGCCGCCCATTTCTTCGCGGCCAGAGTTCCAACGGCCTTCGATGGAATCGACAAAGTAGTAGCCAGAATTTTGGGTTTGGTCAAAGCGGACATCTTCAAAGATGAAAAATTCCGCTTCTGGGCCGAAGTAGGCGGTATCGGCAATACCAGTGGATTGCAAATAGGCCACGGCGCGGGTAGCCAAACTGCGGGGGCAACGGGAGTAAAGCTGCCCCGTGCGGGGCTCAACAATGCTACAGGTGAGGCTAAGGGTGGGAACTTCCAGGAAGGGATCGATCCAGGCGGTCTTGGGATCCGGCACCATGAACATGTCGGACTCGTTGATTGCTTTCCAGCCCCGGATACTGGATCCATCGAAGGCTAACCCCTCGCTGAAGGTTTCTTCTCCAATCATCGAGGTGTGAAAGGAGACGTGCTGCCAGGTGCCGAAGATATCCACAAACTTGAGATCCACCATCTGGACGTTGTTGTCCTGGATCATCTGAAGCACTTCTTGGGGCGTGGATGCCATTACTCTCTCCTTATTGGATTTGCGGTTAGGACTGGGGTGAACTACGGTGGGTTCGGGTGAGTTTATACGGGATCCCAGCGATCGATCCCCGCGTTTTGACCCAAGTACGGCCAGAAACGCTCACTCATCCTAAAAAGGCCGACACCGGCATTTTGTTGTTTCTGATACAAAATTTGCCAGAACTGCTCTTTGCTGACAACTTCGTGGCTTTTCTTTCAGGGAAGTCTATGCCCTTCTAGGGATTCCCGTCTGCATCGGCATCTCACATCGTGGGGGTGAGTCCTTTAGGTTTAGGATCGAGGTTTGTTTGGGATCCCTGACATGCTGCTTCTGGAAACTGAAATGGGATCCCTAGTGTTGCAGGTGGGGTTTGAACAGTTGGGGTTAGCAGAGATCGGCTGCTGGACTTTAGCCCAGAACTGCGCCTCCCAACGGGTGATGGAAAAGTTGGGGTTTGTCTTTCAGCGCCCCATCACCCATGCCGGGTTGCCCCATCTGTATTACCAACTTTCTGTGGCGGATTTTGCCCGCACCCGCAGCTAAAACCCTACAGCCTCAGCTCTCTAAGAATTCTCCAAGAGAAAAATGTGGGCGGGCATCGTCCAGGGATCCAATTTGATGTAGTTGCTGGATCCCTGCCACGAGTAGTGGCGACCATCCAACAGATCCGTCAGCTTAAAGGTTTGCCAATGCTCCAAGTCCAAAGCCGCCAGGTTTAGGTTGACCCAACCGGATTGAATGTGAAAGGGATCCAAATTGACGGCCACCAAAATGCGATTGGAACCATCAAAGGTGCGTTTGGAGTAGCAAATGAGGGCATCATTGTTGGTGGGGTGAAACACCAGGCTCCAGTCACTTTGTAGAGCTAGATTTTGCCGGCGAATGTGGTTAACTGTGGTGATTAAGGGCCGCAAGTTATCCGGCGCATCCAGATCCCAGTGACGGATTTGGTATTTCTCGGAATCCAGGTATTCTTCGCTGCCTTGGCGAACCGGACGCCCTTCACACAGCTCAAAAGCCGGGCCGTAAATACCGTAGTTGGATCCCAGTGTGGCGGCCAAAATAAAGCGCAACATAAAGGCCGGGCGACCCCCCGTTTGCAGAAACTCGTGCAGAATATCGGGGGTATTGGGCCAGGGATTGGGACGGTAATACTCCCGCATCGGAGTTTGGGTCAGTTCGGTGAAATACTCCGTCAGGCCCCACTTGTCGTTGCGCCAAGTGAAGTAAGTATAAGACTGGGTAAAGCCTAACTTGGCCAAAGATTTCATCAATTTTGGACGGGTAAAAGCCTCTGCTAAAAAGATTGCCTCGGGGTGTTTGGCTTTGATCTCACCAATGCACCATTCCCAGAAGCCAAAAGCCTTGGTATGAGGATTATCCACCCGAAAGATGGTCACCCCCTGGTCGATCCAGTATTGGATCACACTTTTCAACTCTTCCCAGAGGGTCTGCCAATTTTCGGTTTCAAAGTTAATGGGATAGATATCCTGATACTTTTTGGGCGGATTCTCCGCATACTGAATGGTGCCATCGGGGCGCTTTTTGAACCACTCGGGATGCTCTTTGACATAGGGGTGATCCGGAGAGCATTGAAAGGCAATATCCAGGGCAATATCGATGTTGAAGGTTTTGGCTTGGGCCACCAACTCATGAAAGTCTGACAGGGATCCCAGTTGGGGGTGAATGGCTTTGTGTCCCCCTTCCGGCCCGCCAATCGCCCAGGGGGATCCCGTATCGCCCGGTTCTGGAGTCATGGAGTTGTTTTTGCCCTTGCGGAAGGCCAACCCAATCGGGTGGATTGGCGGCAGATAGAGAATATCGAAGCCCATCTCCGCGATCAGGGGCAGGCGGGCGATCACATCTCGGAAGGTGCCGTGGGTGTGTTCGTCGGGGCCGCAGGAGCGGGGAAACAGCTCATACCAGGCGCTAAATTGGGCTTTCACCGGATCCACCCAGATCCGCCGTTCCGGATAGGTACTGGTAAAAGGGCGCTCACCGTACACCTGCATCAGATCTCCCAAGTTGTCGGATAGGGCCGTTTCGATGGCGGGATCCCTGTGGGCCGGATCCGGGGCTGCTCCCCCTTGGCGGAGGCTTTGGGCATAGTTGCGCAGCTTGTCCTGGATATCGCCGCTGTGCAGTTGGGCGGCCCTCTCGATCAACTCCGCCCCGATCAGCAGCTCCACCGAGACATCCTGTCCGGCCTCAACCCGCTTGTGCAGATCCTGCTGCCAAGTTTTGAAGTGATCCACCCAGGCCCGAATCGTATAGTAGGCCTGCCCCAGTTGGTTCAGTTGAAATTGCCCCCGCCAGCGATCGTTGCCGACCGGTTCCATAAACAGCTCTTGCCAGATCTCTGAGCCCGCCTCCCGAAAACAAAGTACCGCCGACAGTTGGTCGTGGCCATCCCCGAAAATATCCGCTTCCACCACCACGTATTCGCCGACGGTGCGTTTAATGGCATAGCGTCCGCCGTCTATTTCCGGTGCAACCGACTCGATGATGGCGCGTTGCCGCCCTTCCGCTGGCCACATGGTCGCGTAAGCGTTGCTGAGCAACATGGATCCCTCTACTGTCAAGTACATGTTCACGGACTGTCTGCCCTAGGGTTGCAGCCTCCTCCGTCGCCCCCATGATATCCAGGCGAAACCCCTCAGCCCCTTGGCCTAGGGATCGTGGCCGGTCGAGATGGGCTACTTTGTTACAGTTTTGGGCGAAAAGAATTAGGGACTAAACGAGGGTTGAAACGGGCTTTAGCCCGCAGTCACCGAAACATCTTCTATGCGCAAAGCCGGAAAAGCAGTGCTGCCATTAAAAATGGTCACTTCTTGTGAAATTGCCGAGATATTCCGCAAACAGTCATAGAGGTTGCCGGCGATCGTGGTTTCCAAAATCGGACGTTTTTCCCCGCCTTTCACCAAAAACCCCCCTTTCACCACCCCAGAAAAATCGCCGGTGATCGGGTTGCTGCTGCCGGAGAGGCGCGTGACGATGATGCCCCGCTCCACAGCATACAGCTCAGATAAGGGGGTTTTGCCCGCAGCCACACTCAAACAGGCCGGCCCTACCCCTGGTAAGCTCCCTGCCCCTCCCGTGGCATGACCATTGGAGGGGATCCCAGCGGCGCGAGATTCGTAGCTGTTGTAGAGGAAGTTACAGAGGATGCCCTCATTCACCAGGGGGGTAATTTGGCGCGGGATACCTTCCCGGTCAAACGGCTCGATCCGGTAACCGGGTAGCCCCAAGCCCTCCGAGACCACTGTCAGCAACGGGCTGGCGATCAGGGATCCCATTTTTTGGGCCAGGGGGCTTTTGCCTTTGCGCACCGCATCTGCCCCCAACACTGCGATCAAATCCCCCAGCAGCTCATCCACCGAATCGGGCGGGAGCAAAATGGTGCCGCGAAAACTCTCCCCCTGAGTGGCCCCCAGCGCCCCGATACACTTGTTGACAAACCGATCGAAGGCCCGCTCCAGAGCCGGGATCAGATCCGCCCGTGTCTGCACGCTGTCGCCATCGTAGGCAAAGCTTCCCACCTCCTCCCCATCAATGGCCATACCAAACAGGGATCCCCCCCCTTCGACGCTGTGGTAGTTGGCGCGGATCCCGGTGGAGGAGGCAATGGCCAGAGTATCTTCTTCAACGCTGATAGAGCCACTGTCGATGTTGATGCGGCTATCTTGGGCGCGGACTCGCTCTAGGAGTTCGGATCCCAGTTGAGTAAGGGTGGCAGCATCCAGATCCAGCAAACCGGCATCAAGCGGAAAAGGAACCGATGGCAGAGGCTGGGGATCCGGCAACCCATTCAGGGGATCCGCCGGGGAGGCTTTGGCCAGAGCCACCGCTTCTGCGGCGATATCCGCCAATTCCTCCGGGCGATTGGAGGTGGCAAAGCCCAGCCTACCTCCGCAAAAAACCCGCACACCGAATAGGGTTTCGCTGCTGGTACGGGCTAGGTTCAGGTCATTTTTCTCGAAGGTGACTTCTGTTTCCCGGCCTGAGTTGGCAAACACTTCCGCTTGGTCGGCCCCAGCAGCCAAGGCCTTTTGTACACCCTGCTCACAGAGATCCAGCAGGTTTTCGGGGGAGACGAGAGCACTGGCCATAGGAGCACCGCATCCAGAAGAGCATCTCCTATTATCGGCTATGCCTTCGCTGAAGCCGGGATCCTCACAGTTGGACATGTATGAGCTATGCCACTATTCTCTTAGCTTTAAAAAAGCGCTTACAGCCTTTTCTGACTTCATGAACGACACAAGGTCAAGAAGAAATTCTTGTCGGACAAAGGGTGGGCCTGTATCGGCTGTAGGATGTATCGCTGGAAAAGGCTGTACCTAGATTCAGTCCCCCAACACCAACTGAGTACGCACCGTTCCAGCTCGCTCCGCTCGGGCAACAATTTCTAGGCAACTGCCCTCAGGCGCTTGGATCACCCATTCCACCTTGCGGCGATAGTCAATGCCCGTACTAGCAGACATAATCTCCCCGTAGGCTTTGTTGGAGCGGCCCTCCAGATGCCCGATCTCCTGTTGCTGGGATCCCATCACTAATCTGGATCCCTCGGGCAACTCAAGACTGACTTGAATCGGGCGAACGGCTTTGCGTTCCAGCGCTTTTTGGCTGGTATAGGTGGGCAAGAATCCTTGATTTTCGCATTGCACCACCACCCGAAATAAAGACTGGGATGCGTCGGCAGTTTTTCCGAGGGGGTGAACTTCGCTGCGAGCTAGTGCTAACCGCGGCGACATGAGCGCATGGGCAATGGCAAAACGACAGTGCTTATCACATAGCTCCGGCAACAATTCTGGGGGCACATTTTGCCAAACCGCTTTGTAATCCCAACCGCCAATTTCCACCAAGCCCAACTGTGGGTGTTCAAACGGCTGCCAATCGATGAAGCCTCGTCCCCCCAAAACCTGATCATTCCACTTCAACATCTTCAAATCATCTGCTTCCGGGTGCCAGCGAAACCACTGGATGAAATCTTTCTTCTCCACCCCCGCTTCGGTGGGCAGATCCCACAGTTCTGTGGTGAAGCCATACCAACCAAAGGCATCGTAGGCATAGCTATTGAAGTTACCGTGGCTAACTTTTTTCGGATGATAGCGGAAGTGATGGTAACCGGAAATGGTGGGGTAGCCGGTGATCTCGGTGGCTTTTTCGCCAATCAGCTTGTGAATATCCAGATCTTCGGGCGGGTAATGCTCATCTGGATGGGTGGCGTAGGCGCGAATGTGAACGGCAGAAGAAGTGTGATAGGTAACAAAGCCGTTGATATTGCGGTGGGTACGTAGAAATTCCCCGATGGCCCGGGTTTCCGGCTCGGAATAGGGAAAGTCCCCCGCTCCCACCTGCTCATTTTCCGGGGCCCATTCGTGCGGGTAATTGCGGTTGAAATCCAACCCTTCAAGGGTCGGAGCCATCGGTAGATCGTAGCCATCAAACTCCCGAATCAGCCCTTCGGTCATCAAATGGTAGTAGGTGCCGCCGAATTCCTCCGGATCCCGCCGTACCAAAATCCTGGGATCCAACGACGAAACCTTCCAGGCCCCGCAGGGATCCACTTTGCGCATTTGCAAAATCTTGCCATCCCCATTCACATCCTCCGGGTAAAGACCGGGTTGCGGATCCGGCTGTGGATAGGCACGGGTGCCCGAACGCAACCGATAGGGGGTAGTTAGATATTTTTCCGAGCCATCGACGGCGATACGAGGCAGCACATAGATGGTATAGCCATCCAAGAGGCGGGTTGCCCGTTCATCTTGACCGTAGTGGGTGAGTAGATAGTAGATGTCGTAAAGGGCAACCGCGGATCCCGTCACTTCTCCGGCATGAGTGTTGGCATCGAGCCAATAGGCGGGTTTTTCCAGGGCTGATCCCGTATTCTGTTGGGTCAGGGTAGCCAAAACGATATCCCGCCCCTCGTAGCTCCGCCCGATCACCTCCCATTGCATCAAATCGGGATAGGCTGCCACCATTTGCTGAAGAAAGTCAAGGATCTCAGCATGGGTGAAAAAATGGCTGAAGTCAAAAGGGGCAACAGACATGCGAGGGATCCCGTATCCACAAGGGACATTCTGCACCACTTTACAGCCTTTTCCAGCGTTATCTGATACAGCAGATTAGGTCAATCCCTTGCTCCATAGGGTTTTTTGCCTAGCTCAAGGGCCTGTGTAAAGTCGGAAAAGGCTGTATCGCCAGACTCCCAACCAACTGAGTAGGCAGAAGCACATTCCAGAGTTCTGTCCCCCCTTGAAGTAGATGTTGATGCGAAGTCCTCAAGGGGTCGGGCTGGGGAACCCATTGGGAGAAGGGCTGGGGAAGGGACTGGGGCTGGGGGATCCTGTCGGAGAGGGGCTGGGACTGGGCGTTGGCAGAGGCGTGGCCACAATGCGGATCACCCGTTCTCCGGCAGAATGAGGAAACTGAGTCGGGTTCACCAACAGCAGGGATCCAAACCCAGAAATTTGGTTATCTTCCTGGCGGGTACCCCCCGGATCAATGCGGATGCGATCCCCAATTTGGAAACCGACAATGCTGGAAGTGGGCAGACGATTGACTCCAGCGGGGATGGACTGATTAATAAACGTTTCGCCAGGGGAAGAAGGAGGAACCGTGACGGAGCGGCTGCTACTACCACACCCCACCGTAATCGCAGGTAGCAACATCAGAAGTGCTCCCAGCACAAAGCTCACTGTCCAGGTCAACCAAGACCGACGATGTTGACGATTCATAACCACCCCACCAAAACAACACACGCGAAATCAAATACAAAAAGCACCTCGAGGAGAGGAGCCCAAGGCCCTACCTACCTATTTTGTTCAGACTAACTGCCATCTCCTTCCTGGACAATGCCCAGAAGCCTGCCGAGGGTTGAGTGAGATGGTACTCGTTTTCTCGGGTGCAGGCTGTTAAGGTTGCGGGGATCCCTAATTTTCCCCCTCAGTTAGAGGATTTGCACAGAGGATCCCCAACCAAAGACAATCTGATGGGATCCCTGAGTATGGATGGGATGAAGGGGGGGTCAACTAGACCCCATAATCTCCTGAGCAGCCCGGAGTCCGGACAGGTAAGCCCCGTGAGCCGTACCAAAGGCGTGACGTTCTGTTGCCTCTCCAGCAAAAAAGACCTTTCCACTGAGATTTTCGGCTAAGTGCTCCCGCATTTGGGGTGTGCTACCCACAGCATTAAATGAATAAGAGCCGCGAGCAAAAGGATCCGCAAGCCAACGGGTAATTTGATATCCCACAGGATCCATGACATCCTCCCCGAAAAGGCGAGTCAAGCTTTGTAGGGCGCTATCTACAATCTCTCTATCGGTTTGAGATTCCAGGGCGCGACCATAAGCGGCAGCATTAAACCCCAGCAGGATCGGCAACCCCAAAGATGGCACCAAACTGACCCAACTTGTCCAGGCTCCCCGTTGTGGCGACACTTGTTCTATCCAATCCACGCTTTCAGGCCAAAACACCTTTGGAAACCGCAGGTAACATTTGTTCAACACCCCCATCCCCAATCCTTGAATGGCTCTCCGCTTAGATTCGGGTAATTCAGGTTCAAAGGTTACTGAATGGGCCTTAAGCACACCTAGGGGCAAAGTCACAATCAACTTGTCGGCTTGGTAGCTGGTTTGAGGGGTACTTACCACCACCTCGGAGCCAGCCCAACGAATGGCTTTAGCCTCCTCCCCCAACCGGATGGTCAAGCCTGCCGCTAAGTGCTCCACAATCGTTCGATATCCCTGCACAAACAGGGCATCATTCCCATCGTAAGCTTCGGCATCGTCATACCAATGGGTGGAAAGCTCCTCGGCGCTACCTGCATATTGGTGTTCAATCGTACTGGTGAGGACGAAGTTTAACCACTGTTGCTCTTGGGAAGATAGGGCTGAGCCATTGAGGGCGGCTAGCACCGTCGCATGGACGGACTGATCGGGATCCCGACTTTGACCTCGACGCAGCGCATTCTCCACTTGCTCGATCCAATCTTCAAGCTCGGATTCTTCCGCTTCATCCAATGCATTGCCCGCTGGGCCATAGACCCAAGCATTTTCATAATCGGTGGTCACCAAGTCTGCCGAGATAGACTGCGCCAGGGTTGTCAAGGGATTGCCGTCCATGCCATGAATCCAGGACGCACCCATATCCACCGGAGCATCTGCCCAGGTTTGACTGGTCCAAGTGCGGCCACCGAGACGATCCCTCGCTTCTAGCACCTGTACGCCGTATCCCGCTTGGGTCAGGCTTTTCGCGGCAGCTAACCCAGCTAGCCCAGCTCCAATGATCAAAACCGTCGGCTTTTGGGTGGCATGACTGTTCCGAGTGCCCAGGTTGGATCCCAGGCTCAAAAGGGATCCCGCCAGCACCATCTGACTGAGCTTAAGAAGCTTACGACGCTTGATCGTCTTCCCCACAACCCAAGAGGGCATTGTCATGCAGCAGCCCTAATCCATCAGCTCATTCTAGTCATTCTAGTCAGAAGACTCAAAAGAATTGGAGTGCAACAGGGATACCCCACCCCACGGCTGCCTTCAATCTGTTGAGATCAACTGCTTGACCTAATCGCTGCAGGGACAAACCCTCTAGGATAGATATAGTGAATACCGCTGACCCGACGTGAAGGAGGATCTTCAGCATGAACCCAAACGAAACTCCGGATCCCAACATCTCCAGCGAGGATAAAGAGACTTTCCCAGCCCCAATCGAGTACGACGTGGAGGAGTTTAAGATCAGCGGAGATGATTTGCTAGCCAAAATTCGAGAGCTAATCGAAGAAGCCAACGTTCGCCGCATTCTCATCAAAAATGCCGAAGGGCACACCCTGATCGAAATTCCCCTAGGGGTTGGTGTGGCGGCGGGTGTTTTGGGGGCAACTTTGTTCCCTGTTTTGGCGGCTGTCGGGGCGATCGGGGCTCTGGTTGCCAAATTAACAATTGTGGTGGAGCGCACCATTCGAGATGAGGATCCCTAGAGGGGCTGGGGAGGCAAAAGCTTGTCTGTCTGGCCAAGGGATCCGGTTAAAACGGGCCGAATCCATTCCGAACCCAAGAAAGGATTGAGCGATTGCGGCGCTTCTGGGCAGCCCTAACTTTTTACACCACCTTGCCCTTGGGAAGGTCGGAAAACTTGGAGTTCACGGGCATTGCCGCCTGGTTACCAGCGGTGGGCTTGGTCATTGGCGGGATCCTCTGCCTGATCGGGATCCCGTTGCGGGTCTTTCCGGATCCGGTACGGGCGGCTTTGCTGTTGGCGGTATGGGTACTGCTGACAGGCGGGCTGCATTTGGATGGGGTGGCAGATACTGCCGATGGCCTTGCGATCAATATCCATCAAGAAACTCTCCCAAGCGAGGCAGAACCCGGAGTACAAGGATCCCGTCGTCGCTTAGAGGTGATGCAGGATAGCCACACGGGGGCCTACGGGGTGATGGCCCTGATTCTGCTCCTACTGCTGAAATTTGCTGCCCTCACCCATTTGCGAGTTGGGCCATGGTTGCTGTTGGTACCTGCTTGGGGCCGTTGGGGTCAGTTGCTAGCCGTTGCCCTCTACCCTTATCTACGCCAACAGGGATCCGGGCGCTTCTTAAAAGAGTCCACCCCTTTTCCCGCTGCTCTCTGGCCGGGTACAGCCCTGCTGCTAGGTTTGACGGCTGGATTGGCTTGGGCGGGGATCCTGAACGGGCAACTTGTATGGCTCTGGACGATGGGGGCCGCTACCGGGGCCGTTGGAGTTGGGTACTGGATCAACCGTCAGTTAGGGGGACACACGGGCGATACCTACGGAGCCACCTTGGAATGGTCGGAAGCGATAGCATTGCTGTGGGGATCCCTCTTCTGGTCTGGGTCATGACTGCCTTGCCAATGACTGCTCTGCAAACCTCCTTTCAGATTACGCTGGCTCCACTGTCTATCGAGCAAGTGCACGAAAAAGCAGCTCATCCTGGCAATGGTGCTGTGGTGGTCATGAGTGGGACGGTGCGGGACACCACCGACGGTCGCCCTGTGGATCACCTGGAGTATCAAGCCTATGAGCCGATGGCCCTTAAGGTTTTTGCCGATATTGCCCAACACATTCAGTCCCGCTGGCCGGAAAGTAACAGTGTGGTCATTCATCATCGGGTGGGCAAGCTGCACATTGGCGAGATCAGTGTGTTGGTGGCAGTGGGAATGCCCCATCGAGCCGAAGCCTTCGCCGCCTGTCAATTGGCTATCGATACCCTCAAGCATAAGGCCCCAATTTGGAAAAAAGAGCATTGGCGGGATGGATCGAGCGGATGGGTGAGCATTGGCGCTTGTGATGTTGAGCACTAGAGGTTAGGGATCCCCAATGGCCCGACTGATTCAGAGACTGATTCAGAAGCTCAGGAATGCTCCAAAAGCTGCCGTTGCCGTTCCCCCAACCTTTCGGAAGGGAACCTGACAGAGCCAGTTTCAATGCGGATCTGGGGTAAACATTCGGGGTAATGGGTTTGCACGAACTTCAGCATCTGTTCTCGCACATCACAGCGGAGATCCCAGGCCTTGGGCGAATCAACCGCACTGAGCAAGACTCGCAACTCTACGGTTCGCTCCTTCAGTTCCGTCACCTGGAGGCAATAGACTCGCCCATCCCAGAGTGGATGACGCCGCACGATTTCTTCAAACTTTTCCCGCAACACCTCGACCGGGATGGTGTAATCGACGTCCATAAAAATGGTGCCGATGATTGAAGCGGAGGTACGTGTCCAGTTTTGAAAAGGTCGTTCGATAAAATAGCTAATCGGCAGTACCAAGCGCCGCCAATCCCAAATTTTGACCACCACATAGGTGAGGGTAATTTCTTCAATCCAACCCCATTCGTTTTCTACAATCACCACATCATCCAGTCGAATGGGTTGGGTAAAGGCAATTTGGATCCCGGCAAACAGATTCCCCAGGGCCTTCTGCATAGCAAAACCGATGATAATCCCGGCTACACCGGCTGAAGCGATGATCGCCTGTCCGAACTGCCGAACGGCGGGAAAAAACAACAGCACAGCGGCGATGGTGAATAACCCCAGCAAAAATAGACCGATGCGCTGAATCACATGCACCTGGGTGTAGATGGTGCGTGCCCTCAGGTTGTCGGCGGCGGAAATGTCGAACTTGCGCAGGATAATGTCGTCCAAGTTGAGGAAAAACTGGGCGGCCACCCAACCCAGGCTGAGAATGCTCATCACCCAGGACAAAGCTGTGATGTTCTCTTGAAAGGCGGCAGGGACGGGCACCAACTGAAAAAACACCAACACCGCCAACAACGGGGTGATCACCTCTAGGGAACGGGCAGCCGTCGGGATCCAAATGGCGTGCAAAAAGGAGGCTGGTTTGGCCTTGCGAGCCGCGGCTTTGGCCCGATTGCGCACCTGCTCTAGTACCAGCAACATGAACCATACCCCGCCTGCCACCGAAGACCCGACGATCAGGTAGTGCAGCATCCTAAACATTTGCCGCCCTGAGATGCGGTCGTAGCCCTCTAGGTAGCTGAGTAGAGGAGCCATGGCTAGAAAGCCCCCATAAACCCAAATTTGGAAGCTGAGGGGGCGAATCAGACTGATTAACAGGGTGCGGGTGAGAAAGTGGCGGATCCGTCGTCGCCGTTGCGGATGCAGTTCATGTCGAATGCGGCGGCGTACCCCTACCACCAAGCTGCCGATCAGCGCTATTAACACCCCTGTGGCCACCAAGCTCTGCAGTTCCAACGGGATCCCGCTCGGATCGATCCCCATCAGCTGGAGTAGCCCCCGCAGCCCCTGCAAACTGA encodes:
- a CDS encoding flavin monoamine oxidase family protein encodes the protein MTMPSWVVGKTIKRRKLLKLSQMVLAGSLLSLGSNLGTRNSHATQKPTVLIIGAGLAGLAAAKSLTQAGYGVQVLEARDRLGGRTWTSQTWADAPVDMGASWIHGMDGNPLTTLAQSISADLVTTDYENAWVYGPAGNALDEAEESELEDWIEQVENALRRGQSRDPDQSVHATVLAALNGSALSSQEQQWLNFVLTSTIEHQYAGSAEELSTHWYDDAEAYDGNDALFVQGYRTIVEHLAAGLTIRLGEEAKAIRWAGSEVVVSTPQTSYQADKLIVTLPLGVLKAHSVTFEPELPESKRRAIQGLGMGVLNKCYLRFPKVFWPESVDWIEQVSPQRGAWTSWVSLVPSLGLPILLGFNAAAYGRALESQTDREIVDSALQSLTRLFGEDVMDPVGYQITRWLADPFARGSYSFNAVGSTPQMREHLAENLSGKVFFAGEATERHAFGTAHGAYLSGLRAAQEIMGSS
- a CDS encoding DUF4342 domain-containing protein, whose translation is MNPNETPDPNISSEDKETFPAPIEYDVEEFKISGDDLLAKIRELIEEANVRRILIKNAEGHTLIEIPLGVGVAAGVLGATLFPVLAAVGAIGALVAKLTIVVERTIRDEDP
- the cobS gene encoding adenosylcobinamide-GDP ribazoletransferase — encoded protein: MRRFWAALTFYTTLPLGRSENLEFTGIAAWLPAVGLVIGGILCLIGIPLRVFPDPVRAALLLAVWVLLTGGLHLDGVADTADGLAINIHQETLPSEAEPGVQGSRRRLEVMQDSHTGAYGVMALILLLLLKFAALTHLRVGPWLLLVPAWGRWGQLLAVALYPYLRQQGSGRFLKESTPFPAALWPGTALLLGLTAGLAWAGILNGQLVWLWTMGAATGAVGVGYWINRQLGGHTGDTYGATLEWSEAIALLWGSLFWSGS
- a CDS encoding molybdenum cofactor biosynthesis protein MoaE, with translation MTALPMTALQTSFQITLAPLSIEQVHEKAAHPGNGAVVVMSGTVRDTTDGRPVDHLEYQAYEPMALKVFADIAQHIQSRWPESNSVVIHHRVGKLHIGEISVLVAVGMPHRAEAFAACQLAIDTLKHKAPIWKKEHWRDGSSGWVSIGACDVEH
- a CDS encoding mechanosensitive ion channel family protein, whose product is MLELLLRGPLGMLLVQETGETLLDGILTPEEATESLPARFTGEFLNQVADFTTRFSLQGLRGLLQLMGIDPSGIPLELQSLVATGVLIALIGSLVVGVRRRIRHELHPQRRRRIRHFLTRTLLISLIRPLSFQIWVYGGFLAMAPLLSYLEGYDRISGRQMFRMLHYLIVGSSVAGGVWFMLLVLEQVRNRAKAAARKAKPASFLHAIWIPTAARSLEVITPLLAVLVFFQLVPVPAAFQENITALSWVMSILSLGWVAAQFFLNLDDIILRKFDISAADNLRARTIYTQVHVIQRIGLFLLGLFTIAAVLLFFPAVRQFGQAIIASAGVAGIIIGFAMQKALGNLFAGIQIAFTQPIRLDDVVIVENEWGWIEEITLTYVVVKIWDWRRLVLPISYFIERPFQNWTRTSASIIGTIFMDVDYTIPVEVLREKFEEIVRRHPLWDGRVYCLQVTELKERTVELRVLLSAVDSPKAWDLRCDVREQMLKFVQTHYPECLPQIRIETGSVRFPSERLGERQRQLLEHS